A region of the Silene latifolia isolate original U9 population chromosome 9, ASM4854445v1, whole genome shotgun sequence genome:
ACATGAAGACGAGACTTTCCTACGATAATGCTAAGGATACAACATGAGCATACAAAAAATAGATCAATTTTACAACTATACCCTCAAAGGGGTCGTCTGATGCGAGTAAACTGGCGCTAACATGCTTGAGTGCTTAAAAAAGACATCAATACATAAGGATTAACAAAGATCCAAGACACAGTCATTTATTTGATTGAGAAAGTCATGTATTTCGGCTTAAAACACTATCTTCAAGCAGCATAACAGGGGAAATATACTGGTGGCAGCCATAAAAGATCTTTTTCTCTGGATAATCAGCAAAGGCTGATTCAATCACGAAGCAAAGACTGCTCCCTGAATCATATGATCAAAATCTTCAAGTCAAAATATGCTCAAAGAAAACAGCATTCAGTAATCTATGCGACTCACAGATGATGTCACAGTACACAAAAAGGGTCTCAAGCCAAATGCTGTAAACAAATTTAACTAAGGTATCACTATCCATAAAGTCTCCTATCTTTATACGAACTACGATCACAAAAAAACTCCTGACACAGAACTAGAAATTTATGAGAGACTGTACGGCTAGGCGTAACATTTTGCATGAATTAAACTCCTGACACAGCAGCAAGACACGTCTTGAAATACTAAGTATGACTAGGGAGATAATAAATGTCACGTTGGTCAAACAGTATCAGAAAATCCACATTGATACActaatcaaagtaaaaaaagttTGAAGCAAAGATCATTAAATACCGAGTCTACGAATATCCTTTAGTATGCAATAAGCAGAGTGAAAAGGAAAAGCATCTTTCCTTTCGCCCGTTTTAAGTAATACTTACTTTCGAATGGAAACCCCGATCAGGAAACTGGAAGAGAAAGAGCAAGCAACGGCAAATAAGGTGAATCACAATAGCCATGTAGCAGGCAAAGACGCAACCGAAGACAAATGAACAGCATAGAGAGCTATTCTGATGGAGCACGCCTTCTTTTTCCATAGTCAGCATCCCTTGACCGTGATCTGTGATCACCTTCCGCCACAGCTCGGGACCTGCTCCTAGATCTTGACGAAGACTGCCCTTTACCCCAATCATCCTCATAACCAGAATCACGTTCCTTGTGTCGATGATCTCTATAGCTATCCTTCTCTTCTCTATATTTGCGGTCCCTGTCAGATCTATCCCAGTCTTGCTCCTTCTCATCACGATATCTTCTATCGGAGGTTTCAGAATGGTCACGCTCAGAAGGCCTTTCCTTTTCTCGTGGTGCTGCATTTGTTCGAGTACTCTTTTCAGGGTTCCCTTCCCCATATCCATAATCAGATGCACCATCATCACCACCATAGCTTGATTCCCTAGTCCTCTGACCATGGTCTTCGCCACCCCATCCACTCATGCTAGGATCGGGCCACATCCCACCTGGGTGTCCTTCCATTCCTACATTACCCATCATTCCCATACCATTTGGTGCCATGGCGCGGTTAAAGAAGGCAGGGTTAACATGAGGAGCCACACCGGGAAATCCCATAGGATTAACAGCTTGAAATGGAGGCATCATTCCAGGGAAACCAGGACCAGCAAAGCCCCCATACCCAGCTCCTCGGCCCATAAACGTTGGATCAAACCCTTGAGGATGCATCATTCCACCACCGGGACCCCCAAATCCAGGACCGCCTAGACCTTGACTAAAGTTGCCCATAGCACCACCCCCCATACCGGCAGCATTCCCCATGGAATTTCTAGGGCCCATAAATCCTCCTCTTCCCCTTGGTCCACCCCCAGGACCCCTTCCAGGTGCATTCTGATTTCCTCCTCGCCAACCAGTTCTTCCATAATTTCTCCCCCCGTCGCCAGCTGGAAAATTCGAACCACCTCTGCCGGGCCCCTCAGTTACATTTCTTCTCCCTTGGTTCAGAGGCTGAGcctgttgagggtttttgtttgcGTAAGCAGTTCCCATTTGCTTCAAAGTTTGAGGTGAAGCAAAGGTAACTACACACGCTCGCCCGTTGAACAAATATCCATTCATGCTTTCCTTGCATGTGGCAGCGGCAATAGAATCATAAAATTCAACTTGGCAATAACCTTTCGATTTTCCACTCGCTCTCTCGTCAAAGAACTTAACTTCCTTCACTTTACCATATTGTGACAGTACATTTTCAATCTCCACATCAGTAGTCCACCAATGAAGCTCACCCACAAACAGCATAGTCGGACCATTGTCTATTTGTGGCCGATTGATATTGTCATTCACTATACCCTGGTTCATGTTTGCATTTGCATTAGATATCATCTGATTATTTGCTAACTCCTGCACACCAGTTGGCCCACCAAGATTGTTAGCATTTACATTAGCTGTCATCTGATTAGTCGCAGCTTTTTGGCCAATCGGAATTTGAAACCCCATATTTCCTGCAGCACCGTTTTAATGCCATTATCTGATCCCATAGCTCCACCAGTGTGATTAGATGGGCCCACTTCAGGCCCTTTAACTGCCGTAAATCCTCCCTTATCCCCGTGAAAATTGACTCCAGCATTTTGTGACGTGTCGGCATCTCTTCTAGTTTCAGGAATATGATATGTTTGTGCTTGGTCTCTAGTATTTCCCATATT
Encoded here:
- the LOC141598578 gene encoding LOW QUALITY PROTEIN: uncharacterized protein LOC141598578 (The sequence of the model RefSeq protein was modified relative to this genomic sequence to represent the inferred CDS: deleted 2 bases in 1 codon); translated protein: MDPAGDEQIDFGEEDYGGSHKLQYQGSGTIPALAEDEMMGDDNDYEDLYDGVNVGEAFSLYHQPEAPPAPSNMGNTRDQAQTYHIPETRRDADTSQNAGVNFHGDKGGFTAVKGPEVGPSNHTGGAMGSDNGIKTVLQEIWGFIPIGQKAATNQMTANVNANNLGGPTGVQELANNQMISNANANMNQGIVNDNINRPQIDNGPTMLFVGELHWWTTDVEIENVLSQYGKVKEVKFFDERASGKSKGYCQVEFYDSIAAATCKESMNGYLFNGRACVVTFASPQTLKQMGTAYANKNPQQAQPLNQGRRNVTEGPGRGGSNFPAGDGGRNYGRTGWRGGNQNAPGRGPGGGPRGRGGFMGPRNSMGNAAGMGGGAMGNFSQGLGGPGFGGPGGGMMHPQGFDPTFMGRGAGYGGFAGPGFPGMMPPFQAVNPMGFPGVAPHVNPAFFNRAMAPNGMGMMGNVGMEGHPGGMWPDPSMSGWGGEDHGQRTRESSYGGDDGASDYGYGEGNPEKSTRTNAAPREKERPSERDHSETSDRRYRDEKEQDWDRSDRDRKYREEKDSYRDHRHKERDSGYEDDWGKGQSSSRSRSRSRAVAEGDHRSRSRDADYGKRRRAPSE